One Bacteroidota bacterium DNA window includes the following coding sequences:
- a CDS encoding dodecin family protein, with protein MSIAKVIEISSESTESFEDAAGNALKEVGKTVNNVKHLWVKDMEILVQEDGSYLYRTACKVSFVVNS; from the coding sequence ATGTCTATCGCCAAAGTGATCGAAATCAGCTCCGAGTCCACCGAGAGCTTCGAGGACGCTGCCGGCAACGCCCTTAAAGAAGTCGGCAAAACCGTCAACAATGTCAAGCACCTCTGGGTCAAGGACATGGAGATTCTCGTCCAGGAAGACGGCAGCTACCTCTACCGGACCGCCTGCAAGGTCTCGTTCGTCGTCAACAG